The sequence below is a genomic window from Desulfomonile tiedjei.
CCCATCGATGCCAAGACTGCTCGCGTATATCAAACGGCATCACCGGAAGACCGAAAGAAGATCCAGCTCCTGCTTCGGCTGCGTTTGCGAGAATTGGCTGAACTGCCGCCAAGTTCACTTGTTGAAATCATGGATGAAATTGGAGCCAATGCTCGGGCACGCGGTTTGACTCCTGAGATACTGGAGGACCTCGTCCGTGACGAGTGATTCTCGCTTCGTCTTGGATACTGGTGTCCTCGTGAGTGCTTTCTTGTTACCGCTGTCGGTTCCACGGCAGGCAGTCGATCTCGCATTTGCCCGAGGGATCGTTCTCGTATCGGTAGCTGCCATAGACGAATTGAATGAAGTGCTTCGTCGTCCCAGATTTGACCGTTACCTGACGGAGAAAGAACGGCTTCTGTTTCTCTCAGCTTTTATTCGTGACGCCAGTGTGGTGGATGTAACCCAGAACCTGACGGCGTGCCGTGATCCCAGGGATGACAAGTTCCTCGAACTGGCAGTGGCCGGCGATGCTACCTGTATTGTGAGCGGTGACCGAGACCTCTTGGTACTCAGTCCATTCCGCGGGATACCGATTCTGACTCCCCAAGACTTCGTGAGCATGCGTAAGGTGCGGTGACCAAAGGGGAACTAAATCGGTCGCCCCATTCCATTCAAGAATCGAACCCAGCGCCCTCACAACCGAACTACACGGATCATCTTTGCCCCCAAATCTCTGTCTTCCCATGATCGAAGGTCAGCTTATCCATTTCTCGCAAGAGATCCGCATCACTGGATCGTAAGGTACACGCTTTTCACGTCCTTCTTCCTGTCACCATGCCCGACGATGGCGTCCGCAATGACGGGATGCAGGCCGCGTGTCATCGCACAAATTGTCTGTTCCAGTCAGTGCGTCCCTCTTGCCTCTGGACATTCGGCTTGGGAAAGAGGACATTTGTCAGATGAAAATAGGGACACTGGAAGTCAAAGGAAACGTCTTTCTGGCGCCGATGGCCGGTATCACTGATACGGCGTTTCGGAAGGTCGTGCAACAGTTCGGGGTATCCGCAGTCTGGACCGAGATGATGAACGCTGAAGGCCTAGTCAAGAATCGGCACGCGTTCCGGACAATGGACCTGGATGGACATGTGGTCCCCACTGTCTTCCAGATCTACGGCAGGGACCCTGATGTAATAGCGGAAGCGGCGCGTGTAGTCGTTGACCAAGGCGCCGTAGCCGTTGACATCAACATGGGATGCCCGGCGCGCAAGATTGTCTTCAAGGGTTCCGGCGCTGCGCTCATGCAGAACGTATCTTTGGCGTCTCGAATCGTTTGTTCCGTGCGACGAGCAGCGCCAGTGCCTCTCACTGTGAAAATCAGATCGGGTTGGAGCGAACAAGATCAGAATGCTCCCGAGTTCGCACGGGCAATGGAAGCCGAGGGCGCGGATGCGGTGATCGTCCATTCCCGCAGCCGTTCCGTGCGGCACTCGGGCCCCGTATCTATGGACATTCTGAGAGAAGTCAAGAATGCTGTCCGGATTCCGGTGATTGGCAACGGAGGGATCACCGGGATCCACGATGCCCTGGATATGATGAAGCGATCCGGATGCGAAGGCGTTATGGTGGGAAGGGGAGCCCTCGGTAGACCCTGGGTCCCGGGGAGGATTCTCAAGGCTCTGGCAAAAGGGTCGTCGGTCGAGGAACGGACAATATCCTTGTCGGAGGTCATTCGCACGCACTTCCGTTATCAACTGGAAGCGATCGAAGGGCTACGGGCGGTTCGCCGAATGCGGAAACATCTGGTTTGGTATTCAAACGGCTTGAGCTGCGGCGCCGCATTTCGGCAACAGGTGTTTCGAGTGGAAGAGCCGGAAGAAGTGATGCAGCTTGTGGACAAATGGTTTGACCGCGTGACGGCTCAGGAGTGAACAGCGCACCCAGGTCCGCCCCCAAAGGGTCCCCCAGAAGCATGAAACGTGACCGTTTTAGGTCATAATGTAACCTGAATCGGCCTTGATAAGACGCCACATGCTGTTATCATCATGCGGATCTGGCGCCTGTCACGCCGGGGGTCGCGAGTTCGAGTCTC
It includes:
- a CDS encoding putative toxin-antitoxin system toxin component, PIN family, producing the protein MTSDSRFVLDTGVLVSAFLLPLSVPRQAVDLAFARGIVLVSVAAIDELNEVLRRPRFDRYLTEKERLLFLSAFIRDASVVDVTQNLTACRDPRDDKFLELAVAGDATCIVSGDRDLLVLSPFRGIPILTPQDFVSMRKVR
- the dusB gene encoding tRNA dihydrouridine synthase DusB; this encodes MKIGTLEVKGNVFLAPMAGITDTAFRKVVQQFGVSAVWTEMMNAEGLVKNRHAFRTMDLDGHVVPTVFQIYGRDPDVIAEAARVVVDQGAVAVDINMGCPARKIVFKGSGAALMQNVSLASRIVCSVRRAAPVPLTVKIRSGWSEQDQNAPEFARAMEAEGADAVIVHSRSRSVRHSGPVSMDILREVKNAVRIPVIGNGGITGIHDALDMMKRSGCEGVMVGRGALGRPWVPGRILKALAKGSSVEERTISLSEVIRTHFRYQLEAIEGLRAVRRMRKHLVWYSNGLSCGAAFRQQVFRVEEPEEVMQLVDKWFDRVTAQE